One segment of Bradyrhizobium sp. CB2312 DNA contains the following:
- a CDS encoding ionic transporter y4hA produces the protein MVAVRTPSWTWIWPAAGPAVILTKQFVSGGGFVAGAAAITLMGAVFAAVYHAEVIAHRIGEPFGTLVLALAVTTIETALIVSMMLGAPAEQAALARDTVFAAVMIVCNGIVGACLLAGGTRFGEQGFQIQGASSALAVLAVLTSMTLVFPNFTGGDPYYSPSQLAFAAFVSLVLYGSFVFIQTVRHRDYFLPEGKEDEHIAIPTTTAAMSAVLLLVSLVVIVALAKVLTPAVEAGVTYLHAPKAVVGIIIAALVLLPESLAAVRAARKNLLQTSLNLALGSALATIGLTIPAVATVSLLLNQPLELGLELKDRDMLALTIVLSVITLGTGRTTVLQGVVHLVLFAAFLFFAFVP, from the coding sequence ATGGTTGCAGTACGGACGCCTTCCTGGACATGGATCTGGCCGGCAGCGGGCCCGGCTGTCATCCTGACCAAGCAATTTGTCTCAGGCGGCGGCTTCGTCGCCGGAGCCGCCGCGATCACGCTCATGGGAGCTGTTTTTGCCGCCGTCTATCACGCGGAGGTGATAGCGCACCGCATTGGCGAGCCGTTTGGCACACTCGTTCTGGCGCTGGCAGTCACAACCATCGAGACTGCCCTGATCGTATCGATGATGCTGGGGGCGCCGGCCGAGCAGGCTGCGCTGGCGCGCGATACCGTGTTCGCGGCGGTCATGATCGTGTGCAATGGCATCGTCGGTGCCTGTCTGCTGGCGGGCGGCACCCGCTTTGGCGAGCAGGGATTCCAGATCCAGGGAGCCAGTTCGGCGCTGGCGGTGCTCGCGGTTCTCACGAGCATGACGCTCGTGTTCCCGAACTTTACCGGAGGGGACCCGTATTACAGTCCGTCCCAGCTTGCCTTTGCTGCTTTCGTTTCGCTGGTGCTCTACGGCTCCTTCGTCTTCATCCAAACGGTCCGTCACCGCGACTATTTTCTGCCGGAAGGGAAGGAAGACGAGCATATAGCCATTCCAACCACGACCGCGGCAATGAGTGCCGTGCTTCTCCTTGTTTCACTGGTTGTCATCGTGGCCTTGGCGAAAGTTCTCACGCCGGCCGTGGAAGCCGGCGTCACCTATCTGCATGCTCCGAAAGCCGTGGTCGGGATCATCATTGCGGCCCTCGTCCTGCTCCCGGAATCCCTGGCCGCCGTCAGGGCGGCTCGGAAGAACCTGTTGCAGACAAGCCTCAACCTGGCTCTGGGATCAGCTCTGGCAACCATTGGCCTGACGATCCCAGCCGTTGCAACGGTATCGCTCCTGCTCAACCAACCGCTTGAACTGGGCCTGGAGCTCAAGGACCGCGACATGCTGGCGCTGACGATCGTTCTCAGCGTGATTACGTTGGGAACGGGCCGGACCACAGTGCTGCAGGGGGTCGTGCACCTGGTCCTCTTTGCGGCCTTTTTGTTCTTTGCGTTTGTACCATGA
- a CDS encoding phospholipase D-like domain-containing protein, whose translation MQDVGAKIHTLRHLKLHGKMLLADERRAVVGSINLTPGSFDARRELAVETDARHVIERLVETARHDWKHSRELDLSDEGIRQDLERHGTEGADLFALGPSQKHGR comes from the coding sequence ATGCAGGACGTGGGAGCGAAAATTCACACGCTGAGACATTTGAAGCTGCACGGGAAGATGCTGCTCGCGGATGAACGGCGCGCGGTGGTCGGATCAATCAACCTCACTCCCGGCAGCTTTGACGCGCGGCGGGAACTGGCCGTCGAGACCGATGCCAGGCATGTCATCGAACGGCTCGTGGAAACCGCGCGGCACGATTGGAAGCACTCGCGCGAACTCGACCTTTCCGATGAAGGTATCCGCCAAGACCTTGAAAGGCACGGCACGGAAGGTGCGGATTTGTTCGCCCTTGGACCGTCGCAAAAGCACGGCAGGTGA
- a CDS encoding phospholipase D-like domain-containing protein, which translates to MLNPARRDGQSENEKARQLLTDSGVEVRDSSADFALTHQKSMVIDDEFGFVESLNWETRDLTETRDYAVVTTKRSEIDEMVRCFDADWAHKKFHPEAESELIWCPNNGRERIAEFVASAKETLLIQNERYQDTVIIERLVRAVNRGVKVHIMARPAQTKASSSKESAASGSCRTWERKFTR; encoded by the coding sequence ATGCTCAACCCGGCCCGCCGAGACGGCCAGAGCGAAAACGAAAAGGCGCGCCAACTGCTGACTGACAGCGGCGTCGAAGTTCGGGACAGCAGCGCTGATTTTGCGCTCACCCACCAAAAGTCGATGGTCATCGACGACGAATTTGGCTTCGTCGAATCGCTGAACTGGGAAACACGCGATCTCACGGAAACGCGGGATTACGCGGTCGTAACCACCAAGAGGAGCGAAATTGATGAGATGGTCCGTTGCTTCGATGCCGACTGGGCGCACAAGAAATTCCATCCCGAAGCGGAATCGGAGCTGATCTGGTGCCCGAACAACGGGCGTGAGCGGATCGCGGAATTTGTCGCCTCCGCCAAGGAGACGCTTCTGATTCAGAATGAACGATATCAGGATACAGTCATCATCGAGCGTTTGGTACGCGCCGTCAACCGCGGTGTAAAAGTTCACATCATGGCGCGGCCGGCCCAAACAAAAGCAAGCTCGTCGAAGGAATCGGCGGCCTCCGGATCATGCAGGACGTGGGAGCGAAAATTCACACGCTGA
- a CDS encoding helix-turn-helix domain-containing protein has translation MFLRTTRNSKPHINTLGDFGIASHSGAAVSLNEITYRKGTEVYGEKEPAEYVYQVKRGAVRTYKLLSDGRRQIGAFHLVGDIFGLADDDAHRFTAEAIIETTLRLIKRQTLETVAETNNLVTRELLSMATLNLKHVEDHMLLLGRKDSIERVAAFLVEMDERVASQVMALPMTRRDIADYLGLTLETVSRALSKMRRAGLLDFVGTTQRKIIILDRARLRAADFQRQ, from the coding sequence ATGTTTCTGCGCACCACTCGAAACAGTAAGCCCCACATCAATACGCTCGGCGACTTCGGTATAGCGAGCCATTCAGGCGCCGCTGTAAGCCTGAACGAAATCACCTATAGAAAAGGGACGGAAGTTTACGGCGAAAAGGAGCCGGCCGAATACGTCTATCAAGTTAAAAGGGGCGCCGTGCGAACATACAAGCTGCTCTCCGATGGCCGACGGCAGATTGGCGCGTTTCACTTAGTGGGAGATATTTTTGGTCTCGCCGATGACGATGCCCACCGGTTCACTGCGGAGGCAATCATTGAGACCACACTGCGTTTGATCAAGCGTCAGACGTTGGAGACGGTCGCCGAGACCAACAACCTCGTAACTCGCGAGCTCCTCAGCATGGCTACGCTGAATTTGAAGCACGTCGAGGACCATATGTTGCTCTTGGGTCGCAAAGACTCAATTGAAAGGGTGGCCGCTTTTCTCGTGGAAATGGACGAACGTGTAGCTTCGCAAGTTATGGCTCTCCCGATGACGCGACGGGATATCGCCGATTATCTCGGACTGACTCTAGAGACTGTATCTCGCGCCTTGTCCAAAATGCGCCGTGCGGGACTACTCGACTTTGTGGGCACGACGCAGCGTAAAATCATTATTCTGGATCGGGCGAGACTTCGCGCAGCTGATTTCCAGCGTCAGTGA
- a CDS encoding response regulator codes for MSDAVRVLVVEDEALIASFVEDALSDGGFEACSVPSGEAALSTFRDGREGCRVLLTDVNLGDGISGWELARQIREITPSFPVVYMTSASAPDWQSQGVDGSVLIQKPFAQAQLAAAVSQLLDTGTPPA; via the coding sequence GTGAGTGATGCCGTTCGTGTTCTGGTCGTGGAGGATGAGGCTCTCATCGCAAGCTTCGTCGAGGACGCTTTGTCCGACGGCGGTTTCGAGGCCTGCTCGGTCCCTTCGGGAGAGGCGGCCCTGTCCACGTTTCGCGATGGCCGCGAGGGATGCCGGGTCCTGCTGACCGACGTCAACCTGGGTGACGGCATCAGCGGCTGGGAGCTGGCGCGGCAGATCAGGGAAATCACACCTAGCTTTCCTGTGGTCTACATGACGAGCGCCAGCGCGCCTGACTGGCAATCGCAGGGCGTCGACGGCAGCGTCCTGATTCAGAAGCCCTTTGCGCAGGCGCAATTGGCCGCCGCTGTCTCGCAGCTACTCGATACCGGGACCCCACCGGCTTGA
- a CDS encoding nuclear transport factor 2 family protein — translation MLRTFFSCFFVAALSLSTMAADGDPKQKVEAVAAEYAASFNKQDGARIAALFASGGIHVNPAGPRSDIAEFYQGAFKAGFDREEITVGQAWPLGSDMALAIGNYRLTGKNQSGAPIETGGIWTATYVTEGGKLKIRLLSAMPKPPPPK, via the coding sequence ATGCTGCGTACCTTCTTCTCATGCTTTTTTGTGGCGGCGCTTTCGCTTTCTACAATGGCAGCCGATGGCGATCCAAAGCAGAAGGTTGAAGCAGTCGCCGCGGAATATGCGGCGAGCTTCAACAAGCAGGATGGCGCGAGGATCGCGGCGTTGTTCGCGTCCGGCGGCATCCACGTCAATCCGGCAGGTCCGCGCTCGGATATCGCCGAATTCTACCAAGGCGCCTTCAAGGCGGGCTTCGACCGCGAGGAAATCACGGTGGGCCAAGCGTGGCCGCTGGGTTCGGACATGGCGCTCGCCATCGGCAATTATCGTTTGACTGGGAAGAACCAAAGCGGCGCGCCCATCGAGACGGGAGGCATCTGGACGGCGACGTATGTGACCGAGGGCGGGAAGCTGAAGATTCGTTTGCTGTCGGCGATGCCCAAGCCGCCGCCTCCGAAGTAG
- a CDS encoding ATP-binding protein, which yields MFVDYLELGRLPGQEHLDLSIRYLTQKYSQAPPDVVLTLGRAAIPFLLKNKQVVGPNVPIIVANAPLTEVPDKDQLPNSIYVGSQYNFLETLKLAQRLQPNARNLVVVGGAGQYAKQWLDDARRQLEPYADMYSTRYISEIGYQQLLNEIAQLPKDTIVILSVFILDGDGNSRPTLEVATDLAGVTTAPIYSPLPSSIGTGIVGGYSDDWRTQGKTAAAITLQLLAGKQISELPRLNFGEHKNRIDARELKHWQLSESAVPADAEIRFREFTLWEQYRWAILATLTLLLLEAGVIAWLVIERRRRLAAEWELRQRLLQVIHLNRTAAAGALSASVAHELNQPLGAIRSYAEAAALYLKADPPNLEKIGPIIEQIIRDDQRAADIIRHIRELVKGRSSSEVEEFDLNEVVRDVVEIVRPESTKSGLKLDLVLAGGPLTVRGDRIQVQQAIINLALNAIDAMRETPAAVAGLSISTARSNDGAAELSVVDSGRGIPADKLNTVFETFYTTKRHGTGLGLTVARTIVESYGGRIWAENHSGGGAEFRFNLPLSSKS from the coding sequence GTGTTCGTTGATTATCTGGAACTGGGGCGACTTCCAGGTCAGGAACACCTCGACCTCTCGATCCGATATCTGACCCAAAAGTACTCGCAAGCTCCGCCCGACGTCGTCCTGACGCTGGGACGGGCTGCGATACCTTTTCTCCTGAAGAACAAGCAAGTCGTTGGGCCGAACGTACCCATCATTGTGGCTAATGCCCCGCTGACGGAGGTGCCTGATAAGGATCAACTGCCCAACTCCATTTATGTCGGCTCCCAGTACAATTTTCTGGAGACACTGAAGCTGGCGCAGCGGCTTCAGCCCAACGCACGAAATCTCGTCGTTGTGGGAGGGGCAGGCCAGTACGCCAAGCAATGGCTTGACGACGCGCGCCGCCAACTTGAGCCATACGCCGACATGTATTCGACTCGATACATCTCGGAGATCGGCTATCAGCAATTGCTGAACGAGATCGCACAGCTTCCAAAAGATACGATTGTCATCCTCTCGGTCTTCATACTCGATGGCGACGGCAATTCTCGCCCCACGCTGGAGGTTGCTACCGATCTGGCCGGAGTCACGACTGCGCCTATTTACTCGCCCTTGCCGAGTTCGATCGGCACGGGCATCGTTGGGGGGTACAGCGACGACTGGCGAACGCAAGGCAAAACCGCGGCAGCTATCACGTTGCAATTGCTGGCGGGCAAGCAAATCTCTGAGCTGCCGCGGCTCAACTTCGGCGAGCACAAAAACAGGATCGATGCCCGGGAACTCAAGCATTGGCAACTCAGCGAGTCAGCCGTACCCGCCGATGCTGAAATACGCTTTCGGGAGTTCACTCTGTGGGAGCAATATCGCTGGGCAATCCTGGCGACCCTTACGCTGCTTCTGCTGGAAGCCGGCGTGATCGCCTGGCTGGTCATCGAGCGTCGACGTAGGTTGGCGGCGGAATGGGAATTGCGCCAGCGGCTGCTGCAGGTCATCCATTTGAACCGCACGGCCGCCGCCGGCGCATTGTCGGCTTCCGTCGCCCACGAGCTCAACCAGCCGCTGGGGGCCATTCGCAGCTACGCGGAAGCTGCCGCTCTTTATCTGAAAGCTGATCCGCCGAACCTGGAAAAGATCGGGCCGATCATCGAGCAGATCATCCGGGACGACCAGCGCGCAGCGGATATCATTCGTCATATCCGTGAACTGGTGAAGGGCAGAAGCAGCAGCGAGGTCGAAGAGTTCGACCTGAATGAAGTTGTAAGGGATGTCGTCGAGATCGTTCGGCCGGAATCAACGAAGTCCGGGCTGAAGCTCGATTTGGTTCTCGCGGGCGGTCCGCTTACGGTCCGCGGAGATCGGATTCAAGTCCAGCAGGCGATCATCAACCTGGCATTGAATGCCATCGATGCCATGCGAGAGACTCCGGCGGCTGTTGCAGGGCTGTCGATCTCGACGGCGCGAAGCAATGATGGCGCAGCCGAGTTGTCCGTCGTCGACTCAGGAAGGGGGATTCCCGCTGACAAGCTGAATACGGTTTTCGAAACATTTTACACCACGAAGCGCCATGGCACCGGACTCGGTTTGACCGTCGCGCGCACAATCGTCGAAAGTTATGGAGGCAGGATATGGGCCGAAAATCACTCCGGCGGTGGCGCTGAGTTCCGCTTCAACCTGCCCCTTTCCAGCAAGTCCTGA
- a CDS encoding ATP-binding cassette domain-containing protein has protein sequence MSGGQRQRIGIARAVVRNSSIMILDEPTAALDTKSELLVIEALRRLMQGRTVIMIAHRLSTIAGADKIVVLKDGVVAEEGTNDELLALGGVYSELHRIQYDTSQEASVKAV, from the coding sequence TTGTCGGGCGGCCAGCGACAGCGCATCGGCATCGCTCGCGCCGTCGTCCGCAACAGTTCGATCATGATCCTCGATGAGCCGACGGCCGCACTCGACACCAAATCCGAGCTGCTAGTCATCGAAGCGCTTCGCCGGCTCATGCAGGGACGCACGGTGATCATGATCGCGCATCGGCTCAGCACCATCGCCGGTGCGGACAAGATCGTCGTGCTGAAGGATGGAGTCGTGGCTGAGGAAGGGACGAATGATGAGTTGCTCGCTCTCGGCGGTGTCTATTCCGAGCTCCACCGGATCCAGTATGACACCTCGCAAGAGGCATCGGTAAAAGCCGTATAG
- a CDS encoding response regulator — protein sequence MAPVIKKIVGVLDDDPSALNAAGVLLTALEFDVILFASADDFRRNNGAASIDCLLLDIQLGSMSGIDFRRELKGSHPNLPVIFVTGLDGEAACREARDAGCSGFLRKPFEARLLAETIRRATGS from the coding sequence GTGGCCCCCGTCATCAAGAAAATCGTCGGAGTGCTCGATGACGATCCCAGCGCGCTCAATGCGGCTGGCGTCCTGCTCACGGCGCTCGAGTTCGATGTCATTCTATTTGCCTCCGCGGATGACTTCCGGAGAAACAATGGTGCAGCCTCGATCGATTGCCTCCTTCTCGACATTCAACTCGGATCGATGTCGGGGATCGATTTCCGACGTGAACTGAAGGGCTCCCATCCGAATCTGCCGGTCATCTTCGTAACGGGGCTCGATGGCGAGGCTGCGTGTCGGGAGGCCCGTGACGCCGGATGTTCCGGATTTTTACGCAAACCGTTTGAAGCGCGGCTCCTTGCCGAGACTATTAGGCGAGCGACCGGCAGTTGA
- a CDS encoding response regulator, translating into MKSPPSVYVVDDDQSFRSGLGELLTACGYRVILCETAQQLLNHPLQDEAGCILLDLQMPGLSGFELQQVLADRNCSLPIVFISGHGDIPITVQTIKAGAEDFLTKPISQPRLLEAIERALARVEALRGLQGEKAALTARLQTLTPRERQVFDQLVRGLPHKQISHLLGISERTVKLHRHEVVRKLQVRSLAELAAIAERLGLLSGG; encoded by the coding sequence ATGAAATCCCCACCGTCCGTGTACGTTGTCGACGATGACCAGTCGTTCCGTTCGGGGCTCGGCGAGCTGCTGACCGCTTGCGGCTATCGCGTGATACTGTGTGAGACGGCTCAGCAGCTGCTTAATCATCCCCTCCAGGACGAAGCAGGCTGCATCCTGCTCGACCTGCAAATGCCCGGGTTGAGCGGCTTTGAGCTGCAGCAAGTTCTCGCCGACCGCAACTGCAGCCTCCCGATCGTTTTCATCAGCGGGCACGGCGATATTCCCATCACGGTGCAAACGATCAAGGCTGGTGCTGAAGACTTCCTGACCAAGCCGATTTCGCAGCCGCGTTTGTTGGAGGCGATCGAGCGCGCCCTTGCCCGGGTCGAAGCGCTGCGCGGTCTCCAGGGCGAAAAGGCGGCCCTGACTGCGCGTCTCCAGACCCTGACTCCGCGGGAGCGTCAGGTGTTTGACCAACTGGTTCGCGGCTTGCCGCACAAGCAGATATCCCATCTGCTTGGCATCTCGGAGCGGACGGTCAAGCTTCACCGCCACGAGGTCGTTCGCAAACTGCAGGTCCGATCGCTCGCGGAACTCGCCGCGATAGCGGAGCGGCTGGGGCTGCTGTCCGGCGGCTAA
- a CDS encoding MFS transporter, which produces MRIPAPIAYIVLYVALYAAFGAASPFWPKFFETRALASQQIGLILSAAMLMRLVSGPLLARLADQLGSLRLVLAGCAAVAASAAVALLWADRYWWLLLVALVQAAALAPTTSIADALSVNTARPRFAGRPFEYGWIRGAASAAFVLGTLVAGQLVSPADLTPVIWMNAVFLIAATGATALLPGQARSQRSPSFAVSELKALMSVSQFRIMIIASALIYGSHAVHDAFAVIRWSDADISTSAISFLWSEAVVAEVLVFMLVGPALLERFGVRGAAILAAAAGIVRWSVAGVTTSLLLLSLIQPLHGLTFALLHLACMRMMGTLVAPSVAATAQALYAFGSGLLTAVLTLLSGALYAPYAGAAFFPMAALCIIALPLAWFGFADGRG; this is translated from the coding sequence GTGCGCATTCCCGCACCAATCGCCTATATAGTCCTCTACGTCGCGTTATACGCGGCGTTCGGCGCCGCATCTCCATTCTGGCCAAAATTCTTCGAAACGAGAGCTCTGGCGTCTCAGCAGATCGGTCTGATCCTCTCTGCTGCAATGCTGATGCGGCTCGTTTCCGGACCGTTGCTTGCTAGGCTGGCGGATCAGCTCGGGTCATTGCGCCTCGTGCTCGCAGGCTGTGCTGCCGTGGCGGCCTCAGCAGCCGTCGCATTGCTCTGGGCCGATAGATACTGGTGGCTGCTTCTTGTCGCGTTGGTTCAGGCTGCCGCTCTCGCCCCTACCACCTCGATCGCCGATGCGTTATCGGTCAATACAGCGAGGCCTCGCTTCGCCGGAAGGCCATTCGAGTACGGGTGGATACGGGGGGCTGCTTCCGCGGCTTTCGTCCTGGGAACACTGGTCGCCGGACAACTCGTCAGCCCAGCCGATCTCACGCCGGTTATCTGGATGAACGCTGTCTTCCTGATCGCCGCCACTGGCGCCACTGCATTGCTACCCGGGCAAGCCCGATCGCAGAGGTCGCCGTCCTTCGCTGTGTCAGAGCTGAAAGCCCTGATGAGCGTGTCGCAGTTTCGCATCATGATTATCGCATCGGCTTTGATCTATGGCAGTCATGCAGTGCACGATGCATTTGCAGTGATCAGGTGGAGCGATGCGGACATCAGCACTTCGGCGATTAGCTTTTTGTGGTCGGAAGCGGTGGTCGCTGAAGTGTTGGTGTTCATGCTGGTCGGCCCAGCACTCCTGGAAAGGTTTGGCGTGCGTGGCGCGGCTATCTTGGCAGCTGCGGCTGGAATCGTCCGCTGGTCCGTAGCGGGCGTGACCACCTCCCTATTGCTGCTCTCGCTGATACAGCCATTGCATGGATTAACGTTCGCTCTGCTCCATCTCGCTTGCATGCGGATGATGGGAACGCTGGTCGCACCAAGCGTCGCCGCAACTGCGCAAGCTCTCTATGCGTTTGGCTCAGGATTGCTAACGGCAGTACTAACCTTATTGTCCGGCGCACTGTATGCTCCCTATGCCGGGGCGGCGTTCTTTCCCATGGCGGCGCTCTGCATCATCGCGCTCCCCTTAGCCTGGTTTGGCTTCGCCGATGGGAGAGGCTGA
- a CDS encoding DsrE family protein, whose translation MSISQRIAKAAAIGAFAVLLAAQMAAAEQGGRYWVPSEPTTMTPAPYPALTTPSAPTSDKTKTNRAPQGRSLVKNSTKRFAAKQPRKRPSLEAMAADSKTHRLILQVNTNDAGAMNLALNNAANVTQHYGELGEKVKIEVITFGPGLHMLRDDTSPVKARIEQMALSMPEVSFKACGNTQEKMHEAEHKDIPIVSQAQVVKSGVVRVMELQETGWTYVKP comes from the coding sequence ATGAGCATCTCGCAGCGCATTGCGAAAGCCGCAGCTATAGGAGCCTTCGCGGTCCTGCTTGCCGCTCAGATGGCGGCGGCGGAGCAAGGCGGACGATACTGGGTGCCATCCGAGCCGACAACTATGACGCCGGCCCCGTACCCGGCGCTGACAACCCCCTCAGCTCCGACCTCCGATAAGACCAAGACCAATCGAGCCCCGCAGGGGCGATCGCTGGTGAAAAATTCGACGAAACGGTTCGCTGCCAAGCAGCCGCGGAAGCGACCCTCTCTCGAGGCGATGGCCGCGGATTCCAAAACGCACCGTTTGATCCTTCAGGTCAACACGAATGACGCTGGCGCGATGAATCTCGCGTTGAACAACGCCGCGAACGTTACGCAACATTATGGGGAGCTCGGGGAGAAAGTTAAAATCGAGGTGATCACGTTCGGGCCCGGACTGCATATGCTTCGCGATGACACGTCCCCGGTGAAAGCTCGAATTGAGCAGATGGCGCTGAGCATGCCGGAGGTATCATTCAAGGCTTGCGGTAACACCCAAGAAAAGATGCACGAAGCCGAGCACAAGGACATACCGATTGTTTCTCAGGCGCAGGTGGTAAAGTCAGGCGTGGTGCGGGTGATGGAACTGCAGGAGACGGGTTGGACTTACGTAAAACCGTGA
- a CDS encoding DUF992 domain-containing protein: MLLVVPFAVASSILPDARAQAPGSNWTQSSMLRCKLNPSVGFIIFGHQSMECRFSPSLPGPSQIYDGALNTVGIDVGVVGTGGLAWGVLAPTSGIAAGALAGEYVGASGDIALGAGVGANVLVGGSQRSIALQPVSVEGSVALNVTLGLSALQLRYVP, encoded by the coding sequence ATGCTGCTGGTCGTCCCGTTTGCGGTCGCAAGCTCGATTCTGCCCGATGCCAGGGCACAGGCGCCAGGATCAAACTGGACTCAATCCAGCATGCTGCGCTGTAAGCTGAACCCGAGCGTCGGTTTCATCATCTTCGGTCACCAGTCGATGGAGTGCAGATTTTCGCCTTCCCTGCCGGGTCCCTCGCAGATTTACGACGGCGCGCTCAACACGGTCGGCATCGACGTCGGCGTGGTTGGCACAGGTGGCCTGGCGTGGGGCGTGCTGGCTCCAACCTCGGGAATTGCCGCCGGAGCATTGGCCGGCGAATACGTCGGCGCGAGTGGCGACATTGCCCTGGGAGCAGGCGTCGGTGCAAATGTCCTGGTCGGCGGATCTCAGCGCAGCATCGCCTTGCAGCCCGTTTCGGTAGAAGGCTCGGTTGCGCTGAATGTGACACTGGGCCTGTCCGCTCTTCAATTGCGGTACGTTCCCTGA
- a CDS encoding PRC-barrel domain-containing protein, which translates to MATEDRETFSLIGSDKVEGTNAYDAKGEKVGYIERVMIDKISGRVSYAVLSFGGLLGIGDDHYPLPWQTLKYDTNLGGYVVTGISQDQLRGAPKYADESSWNWSDPATTRSVNAYYGVPVA; encoded by the coding sequence ATGGCCACGGAAGATCGCGAGACGTTCAGCCTGATCGGAAGCGACAAGGTCGAGGGCACGAACGCGTACGACGCGAAGGGCGAAAAGGTCGGCTACATCGAGCGCGTCATGATCGACAAGATCAGCGGCAGGGTGTCGTACGCGGTGCTCAGCTTCGGCGGCCTGCTCGGCATCGGCGACGATCACTATCCGCTGCCCTGGCAGACGCTGAAATACGACACCAACCTCGGCGGCTATGTAGTCACCGGCATTTCCCAGGACCAGCTCCGCGGCGCCCCGAAATACGCCGACGAGAGCAGTTGGAATTGGAGCGACCCCGCGACGACCCGCTCCGTGAACGCCTACTACGGTGTGCCGGTGGCTTGA
- a CDS encoding helix-turn-helix domain-containing protein encodes MQRFDVTLPQITAIGVKAGRTAIGFLTDEAQVELRHCGNRLESGEIVIFGHDLVHQRSATALRFGTMSLASKDLSRLYAIIVGEELPQPPGRRVIRPVQASMARLRALHKTVGNIAQDLPGLLGRTEVRRALEEKLVHAMVRCLADNSVARNNAGDGRHCVIMRRFEQFLASNADRPLYLAELCAAVGVPERTLRASCEQYFGMGPIRYLTLRRMHLARRALLCTEPSKASVTRVVTDHGFWELGRFSVAYRTLFGESPSDTLRRSAEHNPADLRRPSYLSETAMTLQ; translated from the coding sequence ATGCAGCGATTCGACGTGACCTTGCCGCAGATCACCGCGATCGGCGTGAAGGCCGGAAGAACGGCGATTGGATTTCTGACGGACGAGGCCCAGGTCGAGCTGAGGCACTGCGGAAATCGATTAGAGTCCGGCGAGATAGTTATATTTGGTCACGATCTCGTTCATCAGCGTTCGGCGACGGCTCTGCGGTTTGGAACGATGTCCCTTGCAAGCAAGGATCTTTCCAGGCTGTACGCGATCATCGTCGGTGAAGAACTCCCGCAGCCACCGGGGCGGCGGGTTATCCGGCCTGTGCAGGCGTCAATGGCGCGTCTCCGCGCGTTGCACAAAACCGTCGGTAATATCGCACAGGACCTGCCGGGGCTTCTCGGTCGAACGGAAGTACGCCGGGCGCTGGAGGAGAAACTGGTCCATGCGATGGTGCGATGCCTAGCCGATAATTCCGTCGCCAGGAATAACGCGGGCGACGGCCGACATTGCGTAATCATGCGTCGCTTTGAGCAATTCCTGGCGTCCAATGCGGATCGGCCGCTGTACCTGGCCGAGCTCTGCGCGGCCGTCGGGGTGCCGGAACGAACCTTGCGCGCATCCTGTGAACAATATTTTGGAATGGGGCCTATTCGCTATCTCACGTTGCGACGAATGCACCTCGCCAGGCGAGCACTTCTGTGCACCGAACCTTCGAAGGCCAGCGTCACTCGCGTTGTCACCGATCATGGCTTCTGGGAGCTTGGCCGGTTCTCGGTAGCCTACAGGACGCTGTTCGGGGAATCGCCGTCTGACACGTTGCGCCGCTCGGCCGAACACAATCCGGCCGACCTAAGGCGGCCATCATACCTGTCCGAGACAGCGATGACCCTGCAATGA